Proteins encoded together in one Etheostoma cragini isolate CJK2018 chromosome 11, CSU_Ecrag_1.0, whole genome shotgun sequence window:
- the bard1 gene encoding BRCA1-associated RING domain protein 1 isoform X1: protein MENDSLVQANDWRNTKEAVANFRRLLLCSKCSNLMTEPVCLGMCEHMLCRSCAGPRAGDGCVVCQSPAWVKDIQINRQLSSIIQLFCGLESLLNPIEQPDSPLAEIQTQPQSSVLKHKKNFKIWFSPRSRKVRCMVEKPSEVTAPASMSSGETAATQPDALTAQCQDLSVFNFTSSSQDSVSSCSQRCKNENRKKRSTKKDSANRKVSLQGATRTTPKQTKQKMKKNRLETINQQWGITNEVDALKEKEQPCAERAKRSSKRVSFQSPAVTSDEPQPEGPQGSTNELWSSRNAMRESLLGCNITILNDQTQSGQRMLDSVRLHDKTAGPEQQDNVSPPMHASKRSRVKEKVTTLETTPKKPRASPGRRRMSQMSPAVFNPLSSASPRFDKTRSIKNSGQKQGGSPRVLVTVGRKSPGTPGASVGRPTSGPASPVVMKRNHKGETLLHLAAIKGDVEAVKELLDQGADPNLKDNAGWTPLHEACNLGHLAVVEMLASRGALLNTPGYENDSPLHDAVRNGHTAIVKLLLQLGASQNVLNLYGKRPADYAVSLEILAIFKEASEGTQYANTSLSPSATLSMVSDCVRRDEMVVFLASKLSQPEQLQVSKLGELLGGRMADTFSGSVSHVVVPEGHMPITNSTLLGLLAGCWVVKFSWVEACLQAGKRMPEIEHEAGEGPQRSRVNRCSLLPPLFDGCFFFLLGFFKAPSKGELTKLLQEGGGQLLSRQPKPDSDVTQTMSAAAYHALPGSDQALCTQYIIFDPQGPHKPAVVRRGKVWSAPSTWLIDCVTAFRLLPVSVKASV, encoded by the exons GCAGGCAAATGATTGGAGGAACACTAAGGAGGCTGTTGCGAACTTTCGACGACTGCTACTTTGTTCCAAATG ctCAAATTTAATGACGGAACCTGTGTGTCTAGGAATGTGCGAGCATATGCTGTGCAG GTCCTGTGCTGGTCCCCGGGCAGGAGATGGCTGCGTCGTGTGTCAGAGTCCTGCATGGGTGAAGGACATCCAAATCAACAGGCAGCTCAGCAGCATCATACAGCTCTTCTGCGGTTTGGAGTCCCTgctcaatcccatagaacaaCCAG ACTCTCCTCTAGCTGAGATTCAAACACAACCTCAGAGCTCTGTcttaaaacacaagaaaaacttTAAGATCTGGTTCAGTCCCCGTAGCCGCAAGGTACGCTGCATGGTAGAGAAGCCTTCCGAGGTCACCGCACCAGCGAGCATGTCTTCTGGAGAAACTGCTGCTACACAGCCAGACGCACTTACTGCTCAATGCCAGGACCTGTCAGTTTTCAATTTCACCTCGTCCTCCCAAGATTCTGTCTCTTCTTGTTCTCAAAGATGCAAAAATGAGAACAGGAAGAAGAGGTCAACTAAGAAAGATTCTGCCAACAGGAAGGTGTCACTGCAAGGAGCCACTAGGACCACACCAAAACAGACTAagcagaagatgaagaagaacagGCTGGAGACTATAAATCAGCAATGGGGGATCACCAACGAAGTAGATGCTTTAAAGGAAAAGGAGCAGCCCTGTGCTGAACGGGCAAAGAGGTCCAGTAAGAGAGTTTCCTTCCAAAGCCCCGCTGTCACATCTGACGAACCTCAGCCTGAAGGGCCACAGGGCAGTACTAATGAACTCTGGTCTAGCAGAAACGCCATGAGAGAGAGTCTCTTAGGATGCAATATCACTATACTTAATGACCAAACCCAGTCTGGTCAGAGAATGTTGGACAGTGTCCGTCTGCATGACAAAACAGCTGGTCCTGAACAGCAGGATAATGTATCTCCTCCAATGCATGCATCAAAAAGATCTAGAGTAAAGGAGAAGGTTACCACATTGGAGACCACACCAAAAAAGCCCAGGGCTTCCCCAGGCCGGCGGAGAATGTCACAGATGTCTCCAGCTGTGTTTAACCCTCTTTCTTCAGCAAGCCCCAGGTTTGACAAGACTAGGAGCATTAAAAACTCAGGACAAAAGCAAGGAGGCTCCCCCCGGGTCTTAGTCACTGTTGGTAGAAAATCTCCAGGTACTCCTGGTGCATCTGTTGGACGGCCCACCTCAGGTCCTGCGAGTCCTGTGGTTATGAAGAGGAACCACAAGGGAGAGACCCTGCTGCACCTAGCTGCTATAAAG GGAGATGTAGAGGCTGTCAAGGAACTGCTGGACCAGGGGGCTGACCCTAACCTGAAGGATAATGCTGGGTGGACACCTCTG CATGAAGCGTGTAACCTGGGTCACCTGGCGGTTGTGGAGATGTTGGCCTCAAGGGGGGCCCTGTTGAATACGCCTGGCTATGAAAACGACTCTCCGCTCCACGATGCTGTGAGGAACGGACACACAGCCATTGTCAAACTGCTGTTGCAGCTTGGAGCCTCGCAGAATGTACT tAATCTGTATGGAAAGCGGCCTGCTGATTACGCAGTGAGTTTGGAGATACTGGCGATTTTCAAAGAAGCCTCAGAAGGAACCCAATATGCTAATACATCTCTGAGCCCCTCAGCCACTCTCTCTATG GTGAGTGACTGTGTAAGGAGGGATGAAATGGTAGTGTTTCTGGCCAGCAAGCTGTCACAGCCAGAACAGCTTCAAGTGTCAAAACTGGGAGAGCTTCTTGGAGGGAGGATGGCTGACACCTTTTCTGGCTCAG TGAGCCATGTCGTGGTGCCAGAAGGACACATGCCCATCACCAACTCCACCCTCTTGGGTCTTCTTGCTGGCTGCTGGGTTGTCAAATTCAGCT GGGTGGAGGCATGTCTGCAGGCAGGCAAGAGGATGCCTGAAATTGAGCACGAGGCAGGAGAAGGCCCCCAGCGCAGCCGTGTCAACAGATGTAGCTTG CTCCCGCCACTCTTCGATGgctgcttcttcttcctccttggCTTCTTTAAGGCTCCTTCCAAAGGCGAGCTTACCAAGCTGCTCCAGGAAGGAGGAGGTCAACTCCTGAGCCGGCAGCCCAAGCCCGACAGCGATGTGACACAAACCATGAGTGCCGCCGCCTACCACGCACTGCCAGGCTCTGACCAGGCCCTCTGCACCCAGTACATCATCTTTGACCCCCAGGGCCCCCACAAGCCGGCAGTAGTGAGGCGAGGTAAGGTGTGGTCAGCTCCCTCCACCTGGCTCATTGACTGCGTCACAGCCTTCCGCCTCCTCCCCGTGTCAGTCAAAGCGTCGGTCTaa
- the bard1 gene encoding BRCA1-associated RING domain protein 1 isoform X2, which yields MENDSLVQANDWRNTKEAVANFRRLLLCSKWSCAGPRAGDGCVVCQSPAWVKDIQINRQLSSIIQLFCGLESLLNPIEQPDSPLAEIQTQPQSSVLKHKKNFKIWFSPRSRKVRCMVEKPSEVTAPASMSSGETAATQPDALTAQCQDLSVFNFTSSSQDSVSSCSQRCKNENRKKRSTKKDSANRKVSLQGATRTTPKQTKQKMKKNRLETINQQWGITNEVDALKEKEQPCAERAKRSSKRVSFQSPAVTSDEPQPEGPQGSTNELWSSRNAMRESLLGCNITILNDQTQSGQRMLDSVRLHDKTAGPEQQDNVSPPMHASKRSRVKEKVTTLETTPKKPRASPGRRRMSQMSPAVFNPLSSASPRFDKTRSIKNSGQKQGGSPRVLVTVGRKSPGTPGASVGRPTSGPASPVVMKRNHKGETLLHLAAIKGDVEAVKELLDQGADPNLKDNAGWTPLHEACNLGHLAVVEMLASRGALLNTPGYENDSPLHDAVRNGHTAIVKLLLQLGASQNVLNLYGKRPADYAVSLEILAIFKEASEGTQYANTSLSPSATLSMVSDCVRRDEMVVFLASKLSQPEQLQVSKLGELLGGRMADTFSGSVSHVVVPEGHMPITNSTLLGLLAGCWVVKFSWVEACLQAGKRMPEIEHEAGEGPQRSRVNRCSLLPPLFDGCFFFLLGFFKAPSKGELTKLLQEGGGQLLSRQPKPDSDVTQTMSAAAYHALPGSDQALCTQYIIFDPQGPHKPAVVRRGKVWSAPSTWLIDCVTAFRLLPVSVKASV from the exons GCAGGCAAATGATTGGAGGAACACTAAGGAGGCTGTTGCGAACTTTCGACGACTGCTACTTTGTTCCAAATG GTCCTGTGCTGGTCCCCGGGCAGGAGATGGCTGCGTCGTGTGTCAGAGTCCTGCATGGGTGAAGGACATCCAAATCAACAGGCAGCTCAGCAGCATCATACAGCTCTTCTGCGGTTTGGAGTCCCTgctcaatcccatagaacaaCCAG ACTCTCCTCTAGCTGAGATTCAAACACAACCTCAGAGCTCTGTcttaaaacacaagaaaaacttTAAGATCTGGTTCAGTCCCCGTAGCCGCAAGGTACGCTGCATGGTAGAGAAGCCTTCCGAGGTCACCGCACCAGCGAGCATGTCTTCTGGAGAAACTGCTGCTACACAGCCAGACGCACTTACTGCTCAATGCCAGGACCTGTCAGTTTTCAATTTCACCTCGTCCTCCCAAGATTCTGTCTCTTCTTGTTCTCAAAGATGCAAAAATGAGAACAGGAAGAAGAGGTCAACTAAGAAAGATTCTGCCAACAGGAAGGTGTCACTGCAAGGAGCCACTAGGACCACACCAAAACAGACTAagcagaagatgaagaagaacagGCTGGAGACTATAAATCAGCAATGGGGGATCACCAACGAAGTAGATGCTTTAAAGGAAAAGGAGCAGCCCTGTGCTGAACGGGCAAAGAGGTCCAGTAAGAGAGTTTCCTTCCAAAGCCCCGCTGTCACATCTGACGAACCTCAGCCTGAAGGGCCACAGGGCAGTACTAATGAACTCTGGTCTAGCAGAAACGCCATGAGAGAGAGTCTCTTAGGATGCAATATCACTATACTTAATGACCAAACCCAGTCTGGTCAGAGAATGTTGGACAGTGTCCGTCTGCATGACAAAACAGCTGGTCCTGAACAGCAGGATAATGTATCTCCTCCAATGCATGCATCAAAAAGATCTAGAGTAAAGGAGAAGGTTACCACATTGGAGACCACACCAAAAAAGCCCAGGGCTTCCCCAGGCCGGCGGAGAATGTCACAGATGTCTCCAGCTGTGTTTAACCCTCTTTCTTCAGCAAGCCCCAGGTTTGACAAGACTAGGAGCATTAAAAACTCAGGACAAAAGCAAGGAGGCTCCCCCCGGGTCTTAGTCACTGTTGGTAGAAAATCTCCAGGTACTCCTGGTGCATCTGTTGGACGGCCCACCTCAGGTCCTGCGAGTCCTGTGGTTATGAAGAGGAACCACAAGGGAGAGACCCTGCTGCACCTAGCTGCTATAAAG GGAGATGTAGAGGCTGTCAAGGAACTGCTGGACCAGGGGGCTGACCCTAACCTGAAGGATAATGCTGGGTGGACACCTCTG CATGAAGCGTGTAACCTGGGTCACCTGGCGGTTGTGGAGATGTTGGCCTCAAGGGGGGCCCTGTTGAATACGCCTGGCTATGAAAACGACTCTCCGCTCCACGATGCTGTGAGGAACGGACACACAGCCATTGTCAAACTGCTGTTGCAGCTTGGAGCCTCGCAGAATGTACT tAATCTGTATGGAAAGCGGCCTGCTGATTACGCAGTGAGTTTGGAGATACTGGCGATTTTCAAAGAAGCCTCAGAAGGAACCCAATATGCTAATACATCTCTGAGCCCCTCAGCCACTCTCTCTATG GTGAGTGACTGTGTAAGGAGGGATGAAATGGTAGTGTTTCTGGCCAGCAAGCTGTCACAGCCAGAACAGCTTCAAGTGTCAAAACTGGGAGAGCTTCTTGGAGGGAGGATGGCTGACACCTTTTCTGGCTCAG TGAGCCATGTCGTGGTGCCAGAAGGACACATGCCCATCACCAACTCCACCCTCTTGGGTCTTCTTGCTGGCTGCTGGGTTGTCAAATTCAGCT GGGTGGAGGCATGTCTGCAGGCAGGCAAGAGGATGCCTGAAATTGAGCACGAGGCAGGAGAAGGCCCCCAGCGCAGCCGTGTCAACAGATGTAGCTTG CTCCCGCCACTCTTCGATGgctgcttcttcttcctccttggCTTCTTTAAGGCTCCTTCCAAAGGCGAGCTTACCAAGCTGCTCCAGGAAGGAGGAGGTCAACTCCTGAGCCGGCAGCCCAAGCCCGACAGCGATGTGACACAAACCATGAGTGCCGCCGCCTACCACGCACTGCCAGGCTCTGACCAGGCCCTCTGCACCCAGTACATCATCTTTGACCCCCAGGGCCCCCACAAGCCGGCAGTAGTGAGGCGAGGTAAGGTGTGGTCAGCTCCCTCCACCTGGCTCATTGACTGCGTCACAGCCTTCCGCCTCCTCCCCGTGTCAGTCAAAGCGTCGGTCTaa